The DNA window GCGTCGACACCGCGCTGGCCTCCGGCGACTACGGCGAGGCGGTCGAGGCGGCCCGCGGCGAGGTGATCGTGGTGCACCTGCGCCGTGCGAGCGTGGGCCTCGCCCTCACCCCCGACAACACCCACCCCTTCGACGAGGGGGAGCTGACCTTCAGCCACAACGGCCAGTTCGACCTCTCCGACGAGCTGCGCGAGAGGATCCTCGCCCGCGGCGGCCGACCCCCGCACGGCACCACGGACTCGGAGCTGTTCCTCTCGCTGATCACCGCCCACCTCGCCGAGCTCCCGGCCCGGGAGGGCCGCCCGGACCTCGCCGGCGCTGTCCAGCACGCCGCCGCGGAGCTCACCGACCTGCTGCTCGAGCTGTCCGGACGCCCGCCGGAGTCGCTGAACTGCCTGCTGACCACCCCGGGAACCCTCGTCGCCTACGCCCAGCACGATCCCTCGCAGGCCCCGACGGATCAGCCCCCGGAGGTGTACGACCTGCGCTGGCGGGCCGATCACGACCGGGTGCTCGTCTCCTCGACCGGCTACCCGCAGCAGGGCTTCGCGACCCTCGCCCAGGGTGCCGCGCTCGAGGTGCACCGCGGCAGCCTGCGGGTCGAGGAGCGGGCACCGCTCGACGACGGCGCCTGACCGGCGGGATCATGCGGTGTCGGGACAGCCCGGGACCGCAGAGGGGCCCGAAGGATGCAGTACTGTCGACACCGCAGAACTCGACCTTCTGTACGACGATCCCAACCAGGGAGGCCCCGTGATCGGCTTCGAGAACGTCCGCAAGGAGTACCCCGGCGGCACGCTGGCCGTCGAGGACTTCAGCCTGGACATCGACTCCCATGAGGCCGTCGTGCTCGTGGGCACCTCGGGATCGGGCAAGACCACCCTGATGCGGATGATCAACCGCATGGTCGATCCCACCGCGGGCCGGATCCACATCGACGGCGATGACGTCGCGAGCCTGGATCCCGTTCAGCTGCGCCGCTCGATCGGCTACGTCATGCAGGCCTCCGGTCTGCTCCCGCACCGCACCGTGCTCGACAACATCACCACCGTCCCCGTGCTGCGCGGCACCGGTCGGGCGGAGGCCCGCACGCGCGCGCACGAGCTGATGGAGACCGTCGGCCTCGACGCCGCGCTCGCCGAGCGCTACCCCTCCCAGCTCTCCGGGGGCCAGCAGCAGCGCGTGGGGGTGGCCCGGGGCCTCGCCGCGGATCCGAACATCCTGCTCATGGACGAGCCCTTCGGGGCCGTCGACCCGATCGTGCGCGCAGAGCTGCAGCACGAGCTGCAGCGCCTCCAGCGCGAGCTGCGCAAGACGATCGTCTTCGTCACCCACGACATCGACGAGGCCTTCCTGCTCGGCGACCGGGTCGTGATCCTGAAGCCCGGCGGCGTGATCGCCCAGGTCGGCACCCCGCAGGAGATCCTCGCCGCTCCGGCCGACGACTTCGTGACCAGCTTCGTCGGCGCCGACCGCGGCGCCCGCACCCTCCATGTCGAACGGGTCGACGGGCGCGACGTCGTGATCGACGCAGACGGGCGCGCCGCCGGCGTGCTCGCCGCGGCCGACGGACCCCGGGACGCGGGCCCGGAGCGCTCCTCGTGACCTGGATCCTGGCGAACCTCGGCGTGATCGCCGAGTACACCGGCGCGCACCTGCTCCAGTCGCTGCCGCCGATCCTGGTGGCGCTGCTGCTGTCCCTGCCGCTGGCGAAGCTGTGCAACGCCCGCGGCTGGCTGCGCACCGGCGTGACCACCGCCTCCGGGCTGATGTACGCGATCCCCTCGCTCCCGCTGTTCGTGCTGCTGCCGGGCCTGATCGGGACCGGGGTGCGCAGCCCGCTGAACATCATCATCGCGCTGTCGCTGTACGGGCTCGCGCTGATGGTCCCCACCGCCTCGGACGCCTTCCGCTCCGTGAACCGGGACGTGCTCGGCGCGGCCACCGCCCAGGGCTACGCGCCCGGCGCCCGGTTCCTGCAGGTCGAGCTGCCGCTGGCCGGCCCCGTTCTGCTGGCCGGGGTGCGGGTGGTCGCGGTGAGCACGATCTCCCTGGTCACCGTGGGCGGCGTGCTCGGGGTGCCGAGCCTGGGCATGCTGTTCGTGGACGGGCTGCGTCGCGGGATCGTCGCGGAGATCGCCGCCGGGATCATCGCCACCGCCGCCCTCGCCCTGCTCACCGACGCTCTGCTGGTGCTGCTGGGACGCGCGGTGATGCCCTGGACCCGTCGGCAGGAGGGACGCAGGCCATGAACGGCAACCCCTTCCTCGACGCCCTCGTCTGGCTGGGCGACCCGTCCCGCTGGTCCGGTCCTGCCGGGGTGCCGGTGCGCACCCTCGAGCACCTGGGCTACACCGCGCTCGGCGTGCTGATCGCCGCCCTGATCGCGGTCCCGATCGGCCTCTACGTGGGGCACACGGGCCGGTTCAAGGGACTCACCGTGGCGGTCGCCGGTGCCGCCCGGGCCCTGCCCACCCTGGGCCTGGTGACCCTGTTCGCGCTGCTGGTGGGCATCGGGCTCACCGCGCCGATGCTCTCCTTCGTCATCCTCGCGATACCCTCCCTGCTGGCCGGGGCGTACTCGGCCGTGGAGTCCGTGGACCCGGCCACCGTCGACGCCGCCCGCGCGCAGGGGATGACCGAGCGGCAGATCCTCACCCGGGTCGAGATCCCGCTCGGGCTGCCCCTGCTGATCGGCGGCGTGCGCGGGGCGACCATGCAGGTCGTGGCCACCGCGATGCTCGCCGCCTATGTGGGCAGCGGCGGGCTGGGCCGCTTCATCTTCCAGGGCCTCGGCTCGCAGAACTATCCGCAGATGATCGCCGGCTCGCTGCTGGTGATCGTCCTCGCCCTGGTCCTGGACCTCTCCCTGCTGCTGCTCCAACGGCTCACCGCCCCGCGTGGGACCGCCGCCTGATGTCCCTCCGACCGACCCGACCCGACCTCGCACCCCAGGAGCTCCCCATGACCCTTCACAGCACCCGTCGTCATCTGCTGGGCGCGCTCGGCCTCGGCGGGGTCGCGCTCGGCGCCGCCGCCTGCGGCAGCTCCGACCCCTTCGCCGAGGGGGACGGCTCCGGCGGCGAGGGCGGCGCGTCCGACGGCGGCTCGGACGGCGGCGGCGCGGCCTCCCTCGCCGTCGGCTCCCAGGCCTACTACTCCAACGAGATCCTCGCCGAGCTGTTCGCGCAGGTGCTCGAGGCGGAGGGGCATACGGTGGACCGCCAGTTCCAGATCGGCCAGCGCGAGGTCTACATGCCCGAGCTCGAGGCCGGGAAGCTCGACGTGATGCCCGAGTACCTCGGCAACCTGCTCCAGCACTACGACTCGGAGGCGGAGTCCGCGAGCCCCGAGGAGATCCACAGCGCGCTCGGCGAGGCGCTGCCCGACGGGCTGCGGGTGCTCTCCTTCGCGGAGGCCACCGACCAGGACTCCTACACGACCACCGCCGATTTCGCCTCGACCCATTCCCTGAAGACCATCGGCGATCTCGCCGGTGTCGACGAGAAGCTCAAGGTCGCGGCCAAC is part of the Brachybacterium ginsengisoli genome and encodes:
- a CDS encoding ABC transporter permease — its product is MTWILANLGVIAEYTGAHLLQSLPPILVALLLSLPLAKLCNARGWLRTGVTTASGLMYAIPSLPLFVLLPGLIGTGVRSPLNIIIALSLYGLALMVPTASDAFRSVNRDVLGAATAQGYAPGARFLQVELPLAGPVLLAGVRVVAVSTISLVTVGGVLGVPSLGMLFVDGLRRGIVAEIAAGIIATAALALLTDALLVLLGRAVMPWTRRQEGRRP
- a CDS encoding ABC transporter ATP-binding protein; translation: MIGFENVRKEYPGGTLAVEDFSLDIDSHEAVVLVGTSGSGKTTLMRMINRMVDPTAGRIHIDGDDVASLDPVQLRRSIGYVMQASGLLPHRTVLDNITTVPVLRGTGRAEARTRAHELMETVGLDAALAERYPSQLSGGQQQRVGVARGLAADPNILLMDEPFGAVDPIVRAELQHELQRLQRELRKTIVFVTHDIDEAFLLGDRVVILKPGGVIAQVGTPQEILAAPADDFVTSFVGADRGARTLHVERVDGRDVVIDADGRAAGVLAAADGPRDAGPERSS
- a CDS encoding ABC transporter substrate-binding protein — its product is MTLHSTRRHLLGALGLGGVALGAAACGSSDPFAEGDGSGGEGGASDGGSDGGGAASLAVGSQAYYSNEILAELFAQVLEAEGHTVDRQFQIGQREVYMPELEAGKLDVMPEYLGNLLQHYDSEAESASPEEIHSALGEALPDGLRVLSFAEATDQDSYTTTADFASTHSLKTIGDLAGVDEKLKVAANSEFEVRPYGPEGVKSVYGVDLSVVPVEDSGGPLTVKALTDGDVQLADIYTADPAIVENDLVVLEDPESLILPQNVVPVVSEKVDEAAATAIDGVLAQLSADDLVELNRQSVVDQTSSAEIAKGWLTEKGLV
- a CDS encoding class II glutamine amidotransferase, whose amino-acid sequence is MCRLLGVVSREGGTLPQIVPAELPLFTALSERHKDGWGVAWYPDGSGADGGDDPAPRRPMLRRGVDTALASGDYGEAVEAARGEVIVVHLRRASVGLALTPDNTHPFDEGELTFSHNGQFDLSDELRERILARGGRPPHGTTDSELFLSLITAHLAELPAREGRPDLAGAVQHAAAELTDLLLELSGRPPESLNCLLTTPGTLVAYAQHDPSQAPTDQPPEVYDLRWRADHDRVLVSSTGYPQQGFATLAQGAALEVHRGSLRVEERAPLDDGA
- a CDS encoding ABC transporter permease — translated: MNGNPFLDALVWLGDPSRWSGPAGVPVRTLEHLGYTALGVLIAALIAVPIGLYVGHTGRFKGLTVAVAGAARALPTLGLVTLFALLVGIGLTAPMLSFVILAIPSLLAGAYSAVESVDPATVDAARAQGMTERQILTRVEIPLGLPLLIGGVRGATMQVVATAMLAAYVGSGGLGRFIFQGLGSQNYPQMIAGSLLVIVLALVLDLSLLLLQRLTAPRGTAA